One Brevinematia bacterium genomic window carries:
- a CDS encoding FecR family protein: MRRVLFAFFGLVVFVNLSLAQRYVVDTVIGNVTVKSKNKVRSIEVGYVLKEGDTIITAKDSECYISVENKGYIRVEGRSSITFEQIGRAFKGGSKDSITSTGSIFLSVKGIFGSGKALNVKTQTAFATVRGTEFVVEVEKKLTKVYVLEGEVAVAPLFSTDEEELAKRTVQVKKGEKIEISEIDVINATSFLKEGEDEEYYSFLEAKRKSLVASERERFEKRMKMLRDLQRKRSQELERKRKEYLKNPSKLFEEEEEEE, from the coding sequence ATGAGAAGAGTGTTATTTGCTTTTTTTGGATTAGTAGTTTTTGTCAATCTTTCGTTAGCTCAAAGGTATGTTGTTGATACTGTGATTGGCAATGTCACCGTTAAGAGTAAGAATAAGGTTAGGAGTATAGAAGTTGGATATGTTTTGAAAGAGGGGGATACCATAATAACTGCTAAGGATTCTGAGTGTTATATATCTGTTGAGAATAAGGGGTATATAAGGGTTGAAGGAAGATCTTCGATAACTTTTGAGCAGATAGGTAGGGCGTTTAAAGGGGGTAGTAAGGACAGTATCACATCAACGGGTAGCATTTTTCTTTCTGTTAAGGGGATCTTTGGTTCTGGTAAAGCACTTAATGTAAAAACTCAAACTGCATTTGCTACTGTCAGAGGAACAGAATTTGTTGTTGAGGTTGAGAAGAAGTTAACCAAGGTATATGTGCTTGAAGGGGAAGTTGCAGTAGCTCCTCTTTTTTCAACTGATGAGGAGGAGCTTGCAAAAAGAACAGTACAGGTTAAGAAAGGGGAGAAAATTGAGATTTCAGAGATAGATGTGATAAATGCTACTTCTTTTCTCAAGGAAGGTGAGGATGAGGAATACTATTCATTCTTAGAAGCTAAAAGAAAGTCTCTTGTTGCTTCTGAGAGAGAAAGGTTTGAGAAAAGGATGAAGATGCTTAGAGATCTTCAGAGGAAGAGATCACAGGAATTGGAAAGGAAGAGAAAGGAATATCTGAAAAATCCTTCCAAGTTGTTTGAGGAAGAAGAGGAAGAGGAGTAA
- the nadD gene encoding nicotinate (nicotinamide) nucleotide adenylyltransferase yields the protein MRVGLFGGSFDPIHIAHLMVAQIASEELDMDKVIFIPAKVSPLKVDTPYLFTDSQRLEMLRLATKGNERFEVSDFEISLPRVSYTYLTVEYFYDRYKGEELFLIVGGDSFESFCKWKNYKDIVTKVKIVVYPRENRCICIPRELEEFRERIIVLNGPLVDISSTMIRERIKHNKEVRYFLPCEVYNYIVELASKS from the coding sequence ATGAGAGTAGGACTTTTTGGAGGAAGTTTTGATCCAATACATATAGCTCACTTGATGGTGGCTCAGATTGCTTCAGAAGAATTGGATATGGATAAGGTAATATTTATACCAGCAAAAGTTTCACCACTTAAAGTTGATACTCCTTATCTTTTTACTGATTCTCAGAGGTTGGAGATGCTACGACTTGCTACTAAGGGCAATGAGAGGTTTGAAGTATCAGATTTTGAGATATCGCTTCCTAGAGTGTCTTATACGTACCTCACAGTAGAGTATTTTTACGATAGATACAAGGGGGAAGAGCTTTTCTTGATAGTTGGAGGTGATAGCTTTGAAAGCTTCTGCAAGTGGAAGAATTATAAGGACATAGTCACCAAGGTTAAGATAGTTGTTTATCCTAGAGAGAATAGGTGTATTTGTATTCCTAGGGAGTTGGAGGAATTTAGGGAGAGGATTATAGTTTTAAATGGGCCTCTGGTAGATATAAGTTCAACTATGATTCGGGAGAGGATAAAGCATAATAAGGAAGTTAGATACTTTCTACCTTGTGAGGTTTACAACTATATTGTTGAGTTAGCAAGTAAAAGTTAG